The Vitis vinifera cultivar Pinot Noir 40024 chromosome 18, ASM3070453v1 region TTGCAATAAAAGGATCAGTAGTTGGCATCCATCACTGATGGTTTATTCTAGTATATATGGACCCATCAAATGTATATATGGAGCAGACCAATGCCATTCAACCCTGACGCTTTTTCTTATCTCCTTAGATGCCTTTGGGATAACTGGATCCAATGTTTTGATGAGGCCAAACTGCtgcccaaaattttaaaaactgtaTGTTCGACATAAATTGACAGACTTATCCATCAAGGGACCAGCCTAGCCTGTCTCATATACTTTTTCCTTGTgtagaatattatttttggacCACTGCCCTTTGTTATTAGCCCACGTCGATGATAGGAACGAAGTAAGATTTGTTATGTTTGATTGTAGTTTTCCAAACATTAGGACTTTATGCTTTGTTAGGCGGCTTTCTTATAAAGAAAATCTTCTACCATTTAGCATGGGAAAGGCATATTCCTTGAAAGGGCAGGAGTTGTCCTTGTGGAGAAATTGTGATGCGGTAACTCCATCTGAACTAAGTTGCTCCAAGAAATAATAATGACAACAATATATTTTGTGTGAGAGATTAATCAGTGGCTCCATCATGTCTGCCTCAGACTGAGCTGAATCCTAGTTTGTTGATTTTAGTCTCTCTGGAGTAGTGGAACTCATTTAACACAACAATTAGTTCAACCCTGGAAAGCAGAAGAACAAGGCTCAAGGGGGACAACAATCATTATAGTGATGAATAAGTAACACAAACTCATTGTACAGCAATTTGATAATATCCCCTTTTTTTCAATTACAAACACCTTAAAGAAATAGAATTTTGGTTGATGCTCTGGCTGGCAAGACAAATTAACTCCCTTTATGCTCATATTTCCATGTAGCGCTTGAACTCAGTCAACATGGGCACAAGATCTGGGGATATGAAATTCCTTCCTAAACATAATCACGTAAAACCACAAGCTTGAGGATTTAGACCCTAAGGAGTGAACAATTTTCTTACTTTGTGAATGAACCTTCGACATATTGGACAAACCTTGTTCTCCCCTTCTATAATCCTGCAAAATGCATGCTTATGAGATCACTAAATGGTTACTTGATGAAATGAATACAAAAATATTTGGGAGTGGGCACCTTTTAGCACAGTCATAGCAGGTGGCACAATGACCACAGGGAACAAAGAAGCAGTTCCGTGGCTCATCGTAGCAAATAGTGCAAATCTTCCCATCATACAAATCCTCTGAGGAGCTGCTAGACATTCCTGATTCTGCATCTTCTTCACCTGTTCCATAGGTGAGCCGAAATAGCTTCTCTGGCATTAAGGGGTGAGTTTCAGTTACTTCCCGAGGCGTTATCTCCTCTACATGTACTTCGTTGTCTCCCTCGCAGGCTCCAAGGTATTTCAATACCAGAAATATAATAATTACGACAAATCCTGTGAACAAAACATCCAGAAGTCTAGCTACAGACAGATTaataatcaaacaaaatttGAGCTCAATACAATACCTAAAATCGAAACGTAGGTTACCACACGAGCCACAAAAGAAAGCTCAATGTACCATCCAGCAAGATCTCCCTGTAATTACGTTGTCCATTAAGGTTAATTGGGTGAAAAAGTCATGgattttagttgaaaaaatCATGTAGAGGTGTGAACTTACATTGTTGGGTGTGGTTAGTATGACAAATTGAGTATTGGGGAAGAGAAGATTGAGACGACAGGATCCCTTTATTGTTGAACACATGCTCTTTGCCTTAGTGATATCGTACATCTTGGATGTAACATTAACATTCAATGTCATTATGACGCTTTTACGATTGGCGTTTATGATGCCTACATAGTATCTATTGTCTTCCAGGATTGTGTATTCGGCTTCTCTCCCTGTACATATAAATATTATGTTAATGTTATCCACTAGATCATCGGTAACCTCTTTGAGGAACCAATTTTGTAGAAGGCCATTAACTTGCTCCAAGGGAGGAAATTAATGGCTGGAAGGAGCTGGCTAGAGAACAATGGACTGTGTTACCATTTGTTGATTCATGGAAGGGAAAGGCAGCAGGGGAATTTGTTGGATTCGGCAGCAAAGTTTCGTATTTTCGTTCCCCTGCAACAGAGATGTATTCAGGTGGTATTTATTAGATACAAAGTTCAAATCCAATTGAAATTAATAAGatctttttctaaaattatttaagaaaggAAATGATGATAAATTGAAGGCAACCTTTAATTAGAAACACTTGCAGATCACTCAAACTACTAGGTTGAGCTTCCCATCTGACACGGATACTCGAACCTTTATTCAACCACAAGGAGAATCCCTGAAAAGGCCGTCCATTTTAAGGAGGGAAATAGATcaaggtcttttttttttgaaagataaaataaaataaaaattaaattaaacaaaaacttCTGTAAATTACCTTTCGGCCATAGGATCCAACGATGAGATAATTGGAGACGCTCCAATTTGTTTCGACACTCAATTCTGGCTTCTCCGCAAACCCGTAAAGAAGAACCCCCTTTTTATCATCGTCCTTCACTTCAATCTGCTTTACAAAAAGGGAACTTGCCTTCATCAAGCGGGAGGAGCTTGGTCCAAGCACCATTCGGCAGTTCCCGTAATACCCATATCGAATGCTGACCGTGACTGCAAAAGCAAGAAAAGAGATTGTCGTTTCAAAATGCAGGGTCAAGGAAGGAGCAACTgccaaagaaatgaaattttacaTGCCACATAGCCATAGAGTTAAAGGAGCAAGCAAGCGAGCGGTGGACTCTTGCCACCCCTGATGACGACTGGGAGGTGCCAACACTGGTCTGTACATTCTCCCTTCGGGGAATAGGAAATAGGGAATAGCAACGAGGGCTgaaacaaagagaaagaagGGGCGAGCCAGGAAGAGACACAACTCAGAGCTAATGGTCTAAACTATGGAGGGAGGACTGGTAGATTTCACTACACAAGTTCCAACTAACCGTTTCTTTCTTAGATTGGCGGGTAATGAATggcaattttcttttcttttatattttgaatgttAGGTGTTGGTTATTTGGCATATGCTGACCTACACCATTCACCAACCCAGCTTCCTTCTATTACACTTTCTCCATTCTTTCTTCAATTTCTGCGTCTGAATTTTTagaactcaaaattttttatttcgaGTTTAATTGTTTAAAGTCACAGTGATGCAATGAATCCCATTCTTTCAAGAAGATTGATTTAATAATTGGACACTCATTTAATTgcactttttattattttttactatttaatattaaaagtctAACATATCAAAAAACTAAGAagatggaaataaaaaattaataattattgtatttcatttttaaccaaTTATTTATCCAAGGATACAACATAtctcataaattaaatattttttttcattcattttattaatttttaaattgtttatatatatatatatataacatagtttaaataaaacaaatacgaatgaatatataaaaatatttttttttttaactttaagacATCATGTTTGTttctcaaaattattaaaaaatactgTGAAAATTTATCATAGAAAATGAGTTATTGGATCAACTAAATTGGTATTGGAGTTTTTGGATTCTTAAACTAGTATTTGaattaggttatatttgattctcgtaaaatatttgagaaaaaaacataaaaaataaaaaaaaaatcaaatataattaaaattaattaaaattttacattttttagaattatttaatatctacataaaagaaaaaaaatagttaaataaatttaaataagatGCAAAAATGATTTACCAATTTTAAAtctatgttttatatttttattcaaattcttcgaaaatcaaatataatcttaaaagtagaattatattttttatttgaaatgaaggaaagtttaatattattattattattattattattattattattattattaagcaTTTCTCTTGGAAGATGCTGAATAAAATGTCacaattattatttaagaatttaaattaaattatttttaaaattattaacttaaaatttattaatttatttttattttaaatattaaacccATCTTATAAAGGTGGACagttcatatatatatgttaagcATTTCTCTTTGAAGATGCTGAATAAAATgtcataattattatttaagaatttaaattaaattattaatttaaaatttattacttcccttttattttaaatattaaacgCATCTTAAAACTTAACCCGTATCTTGAACCGGGGGATCCTATAAAGGTAGACGGTTCATACAAAACCGAAAGGTTCTATTtccctttttatattttcaccCCTCTTGGGCCCACCACCATCCATTTTTGCCCTTTCTTTTGGCCTTTTTCCTCCTGGGTCCCACCTTGGCAGCCCACTGCCAgcttttggccttttttttttaatcattttttaaaataaaaaaaaaaaggtttattacGATACACTACACATGCTtcgaataaataaaaaatcaaaatatttatatttaattcaaattttcctCGCCCTCACTAAAATATAATATCCATTCAAATCAAATGTAGAATTTGGGTAATCAaaagtattaatttatttttaattaaatgtattaagttttccataaaaaaaaaaaagaaaaaaaaaaagaagcaagtGACTACCTCTGTCCCTATATGTCATTTACCTACACTAAATATATTGATTGTGTTGATATTTGTATCAAAaccaaatattaatataataaaatcataaggctaataaaatttgaataaaaataataaatttttatttcactcTTTAATACATAATATATCTTCTTAATAAgcaaaaattatgattttactatttaataaaataaaaattattaattcatttatatgttatacttatcatgatttattataataatatgaaaaataaaataataaagtattttaagtttttaattatttacatataattttaacttctattcaatatttttatttttcgtgGAGCAGCTGGATTATTCAACAATAACTTCTTTAAttgattctaattctaaaaacattaatatttactataaaagaaaattgagtaatgatattattttgacttgggtggtgtttgtttttttggctttttactgaaagcaatttagttttagaatttagattgtttgtttttttattttttcatcatttattataaactttttactaaatagaaaaagtcaaaatatgtaactttttttaaatagaaaaaataatatattggttttttttactttttaatatttaatagaaataaaatactataaaaacaaacaacctaatatttaacactattaagtattaaggttctatttagatgaagtaaaaaaataaacaccaccttaatgctcaactttatttttaattttaaaattgtgacattaaggtggtatttgtttttttacttaattctaaatagaaccttaatacttaatagtattaaatattaggttgtttgtttttgtagtattttatttctattaagtattaaaaagtaaaaaaaaatcattgtgttattttttctatttagaaaaagccacatattttggttttttatatttagtaaaaagtttatagtaagtcatgaaaaagtaaaaaaacaaacaacctaaattttaaaactaaatggttttcagaaaaaagccaaaaaaacaaacaccacctaagttattttttaaatatatctaatTTACTTGATTTACCAAatgtcatatttatttatttctttatttaaaatgatgTGAGTGTTAAGAGAGTAAAGATGGGTGTGTTTAACATTAccctaaaaataatgaaaacccATTACAAGGAGGGCCATTGAGAAGCAGAAAATTTTGATACTCATATGGGAGGTGATAATGCTATACA contains the following coding sequences:
- the LOC100248821 gene encoding E3 ubiquitin-protein ligase APD2 isoform X1, giving the protein MYRPVLAPPSRHQGWQESTARLLAPLTLWLCVTVSIRYGYYGNCRMVLGPSSSRLMKASSLFVKQIEVKDDDKKGVLLYGFAEKPELSVETNWSVSNYLIVGSYGRKGFSLWLNKGSSIRVRWEAQPSSLSDLQVFLIKGERKYETLLPNPTNSPAAFPFHESTNGREAEYTILEDNRYYVGIINANRKSVIMTLNVNVTSKMYDITKAKSMCSTIKGSCRLNLLFPNTQFVILTTPNNGDLAGWYIELSFVARVVTYVSILGFVVIIIFLVLKYLGACEGDNEVHVEEITPREVTETHPLMPEKLFRLTYGTGEEDAESGMSSSSSEDLYDGKICTICYDEPRNCFFVPCGHCATCYDCAKRIIEGENKVCPICRRFIHKVRKLFTP
- the LOC100248821 gene encoding E3 ubiquitin-protein ligase APD2 isoform X2, which translates into the protein MVLGPSSSRLMKASSLFVKQIEVKDDDKKGVLLYGFAEKPELSVETNWSVSNYLIVGSYGRKGFSLWLNKGSSIRVRWEAQPSSLSDLQVFLIKGERKYETLLPNPTNSPAAFPFHESTNGREAEYTILEDNRYYVGIINANRKSVIMTLNVNVTSKMYDITKAKSMCSTIKGSCRLNLLFPNTQFVILTTPNNGDLAGWYIELSFVARVVTYVSILGFVVIIIFLVLKYLGACEGDNEVHVEEITPREVTETHPLMPEKLFRLTYGTGEEDAESGMSSSSSEDLYDGKICTICYDEPRNCFFVPCGHCATCYDCAKRIIEGENKVCPICRRFIHKVRKLFTP